One Miscanthus floridulus cultivar M001 chromosome 11, ASM1932011v1, whole genome shotgun sequence DNA window includes the following coding sequences:
- the LOC136491163 gene encoding transcription factor MYB41-like produces MGRSPCCCHDAGVKKGPWTEEEDRALVEHIQRHGGHVSSWRNLPKAAGLNRCGKSCRLRWTNYLRPDIKRGNFTADEESLIIRLHAQLGNKWSTIATHLDGRTDNEIKNYWNTHIRKKLLRMGIDPVTHQRLPPDDIATASPGAILSAAASLGGLSSALMQVQALQLLLQAVNGGGSAAAAGLMPNSINAAAADNAILNASRSIVPSLLQDQMNLLVSHASSADHLSNIASFAEQQHDVVLQRLNASAPVIGGAAYAEPLAAALVSAAYPPEVAAAADRPVQGFAHLLSEPIEMPSMCSLEDDEDAFWKDMLLESSSLPL; encoded by the exons ATGGGGAGGTCCCCGTGCTGCTGCCACGACGCCGGCGTGAAGAAAGGCCCGTggacggaggaggaggaccgcgccCTGGTGGAGCACATCCAGAGGCACGGCGGGCACGTCAGCAGCTGGCGCAACCTGCCCAAGGCCGCCGGGCTGAACCGCTGCGGGAAGAGCTGCCGCCTCCGCTGGACCAACTACCTCCGCCCCGACATCAAGCGCGGCAACTTCACCGCCGACGAGGAGAGCCTCATCATCCGCCTCCACGCCCAGCTCGGCAACAA GTGGTCGACGATCGCGACGCACCTGGACGGTCGGACGGACAACGAGATCAAGAACTACTGGAACACGCACATCCGGAAGAAGCTGCTGCGCATGGGCATCGACCCCGTCACGCACCAGCGTCTGCCCCCCGACGACATCGCCACCGCCTCCCCAGGGGCGATCCTCTCGGCGGCGGCGAGCCTGGGAGGCCTCAGCAGCGCTCTGATGCAGGTGCAAGCCCTGCAGCTTCTGCTGCAGGCCGTCAATGGAGGAGgaagcgctgctgctgctggtctcATGCCTAACAGCATCAACGCAGCCGCCGCCGATAACGCCATTCTGAACGCGAGTCGTAGCATCGTTCCGAGCTTATTACAGGACCAGATGAACCTCCTCGTGTCTCACGCGTCATCAGctgatcatctcagcaatatcGCAAGTTTTGCAGAGCAGCAGCACGACGTGGTACTGCAGCGACTGAACGCTTCCGCTCCGGTGATCGGCGGCGCCGCCTATGCAGAGCCGCTGGCCGCTGCATTAGTGTCTGCGGCTTATCCGCCGGAAGTGGCAGCTGCGGCTGACAGGCCGGTGCAGGGTTTTGCCCATCTTCTGTCGGAGCCCATTGAGATGCCGAGCATGTGCTCTCTGGAGGACGACGAAGATGCTTTCTGGAAGGACATGCTGCTAGAGAGCAGCAGCTTGCCACTATGA